In Desulfobulbaceae bacterium, the genomic stretch TTGCGCCCTGGAGAATTCAAGCAACCCTTTGACAATTTCACTGGCTCGCTGGGTTTCCTGGTAGATGGTTGTTAGCATTTTGCTGATCAGGGGCAGGTCTCCTTGGTCTAACTCATCCAGTGCGATCTGGCATGATGTTGAAATATTATTTAGGGGGTTGTTGAGTTGATGGGCAGTTCCGGATGCTAACGTGCCGATTGACGATAGTTTTTGGGCTTGGATCAGTTGTTCTTGTTGCATCTCAAGTTCATGCACCATTCGGTTAAAAGCCTGTCGCACTCTTTGGATTTCATCTTTTTGTTTAGGCACTGGCAGTGGCACAAAGGTACCCTTGGCAATTGTGTTAGCAGCCTGCTCAATCGATTTAAGCGGAGCGATTAGTTTTTGATGGAGCAAAATGGCGGTGATCACGGTGAATACGATAAGGAGTGTCAGAGAAGAAATGATTGGCAATTTTGCCTTGCTGATGAACTCTGCGCGTTTGCTCTGTCCATAGTTGATGAATTCGTCGCTAATGTTGATTGTTGCCTGTCCTATGGGCTGGATTTTTTCCTGTATCAGGATTGTTGAATCAACTTGATCTTCAAGTCCAATATGTAAATCTGAAAAAGATGTTTTGTACTCTAAAAGTTTTGTTGATAATTTATCTAAATAGTGTGGCGCTTCATTTAGATACGGATAATTTTTAATATCAAGATCTTTTCTAACTATATTAATATAGTCAGTTGCTTCGTTTATGTATTTTTTCACTGTTTCGTAGTCATTTAAATTATGACGAATTATATAATTTTTTTCATATCTTCTTATTTCAAGGCAAATATTACTTATTTTGATGGCGTGAATGAGTATTGTTACATCCTCGTTAAATTCTTCAAATTTTTTAAAAAAAGAAAAACCAAGTGAAACATAGAAAAATATATAGAGAACTATGCCGGCTACAATTTTTTGTCGAAGATTGAGATGAATCATTTTTATGCGTGTCGGTTTCTATGAATAAAGAGAGTCAGAAAAAATAAATAATATAATGATTATGTCATAACTCCATGATGAAATAGAGTTTAGGAAAATATCATTAGTTGTTGTGCCTTTGATCCTATGTTCCTATGTTTATTCTGGTGAACCAATAAATCATTAAGAAAACAAAAGATAGACTTTGGGTTAAGCATTTTTCGGGCCAAAACTTTAGTTTATCTCTTTCTTTGAATTCAAGGATGTAAGTCACTCCGTGTTTTATTTAAATTACGTACTATTTAATAAACAATCATTGTCCCAGTCTGACTCGGTCTTGAGCATACTAAGCCTTGCTGGGAGTAAAGGAGAGTGTCAGGACCAGGCTGCAATGTAACATTGATAATTAACTAAATAATTAACGATTCTCCAAAGTGCTTGGGCACTATTTGGGATCAAGACTTTCTTTTATGGTGTGTTTCATTATAGTAACAATGATTCAAAAAGCAACGTTACATAATGTAACAACTTGTTACTCTGATAACCCTAAAGATCTCGATAAATTGTCATGAAGCAACCACTAGGAAAAAAATCTTGTGCTCTGGGCATTGAGTGGTGTCGATATTTCATTATGCAACAAATACAGGCAGGAACGATGTTATTCGACACGGAAGTCTTTCATGAAAAACGGTAATTAACGACCTTATTAGAATGATTGTTTTCCTTGTGTGGCATCGTGGCACAATGATTGCTCAGTAGCACTCGTCGTCAGCTAACGTCCTCTAATTTTTATTTCTTTGTAACTATCCACCTTCTGACCCAGAAAGATGCCGAAGCCCAGAACCGTAACTGTCCAGCAGTGCCGCAGATGCTAGGCATCGGCCTGCGATGTGTGCTTTTCGCACATGAGCAGGCCGATAACAACGCAGATGTGGCACTGCTGGACAGTTCATTTCTTTTAGATAGGTTATACGCAATGCGCATATTTGATTTTTGTTTTCCCGGCACGACCTTAATAGATGAGCAAGGTCTCTCGACACACTACTCGACGGGCCCTCCCCTATCGGTAAAAATGAGAATGGTGCAATAACTGATATTAAATTAACAACAAGTCTTTTGTAAGGATGTGAAACTATGAGTTTACCAATAATTTTAGTTCTTGGTGTGCTAGTCTTAGCCATCTTAATGTTTATCTTTGAATGGGTGCGTGTCGATGTGGTTGGGATTATCATGATTGTTCTTCTGCCAATTCTTGGTCTTGTTACACCAAAAGAGGCGATCAGCGGTCTTTCGAGCAATGCTGTTGTGTCAATCATTGCGGTAATCATTATCGGTGCAGGTCTTGACAAGACAGGGGCTATGAATTCCCTTGCTCGAATTTTATTAAAATTTGCTGGCCGAAGTGAAACCAGGATTATGGTGCTTATTTCTGGCACTGTGGCCTTTATCTCGAGTTTTATGCAAAACATTGGCGCGGCAGCTTTGTTCATGCCTGCTGCTAAACGTATCTGTCGGCAGACGAATATCCCGGTCTCTCGTATTTTAATGCCGATGGGGTTTTGTGCGATTATTGGCGGCTGCATCACTCTGATAGGATCAAGTCCGCTGATCTTGCTCAACGATGTGATGAAAATTGCGGACCCGAATATTGAACCATTCGGGCTTTTTGCTGTAACTCCTGTCGGGCTTTCTCTGATTGTGGGAGCACTTGTGTATTTCGCTTTTTTGGGTCGTTTTGTTCTGCCCAGTGCTAAGGGGGAGGAGGTTTCAACTGGTGGTCCGATGTCTTCCACGCTGAAACGGACATATAAAGATATCGGCAATCTTTTTGAAATTAAGATTCCTGATTCATTTACGGAGAAAACTCTCGCTGAGCTTGAGATCCGCCCATTGTACTTTACTTCTGTTATCGCAATCTGTTCTAAAACTGGGGTGAAAGAATTTGCTCCTGCGCTGAGTGATCGTATTGGCGGTGGCGCTACCATTGCCGTTGAAGGGACACCTGAGCTGGTCAAGAAAATGGCATCTGACATGACCTGGGAGGTGAAAAGTGATCTGGCAGTGTTTGCTGAAGACTTGTCGCCCAACAATGCAGGAATTATGGAGGCCATTATATCTCCGCGTTCCGAACTTGTCCGTCAGACCTTACGATCGTTTTCATTTCGGAAAACTTATGGAGTCAATCCGCTGGCGATTTTTCGAGGGAATAAAACCTTTGTTGGGGGGATCTCCGATATATCTTTGCAGACAGGTGACGCTCTTTTGCTTCAGGGACGTTGGGAGAAATTTCATTTCCTTAAAGGGAAATCTGATCTTGTATTCACCGAAGAAATTCAAGGAGAGATTCTCCGCACAAGTAAAATGAAATATGCTGTGGGATGTTTGATTATGTCGTTGATTATGATTCTTGGATTTAAGATCCAGCTCTCTATTGCTCTGCTTACAGGAGCTCTCGGTATGATTTTGAGTAAGGTTCTTTCGATTGACGAGGCATATGAATCGGTGGACTGGATGACCGTCTTTTTGTTAGGGGGGCTTATTCCTCTT encodes the following:
- a CDS encoding HAMP domain-containing histidine kinase produces the protein MIHLNLRQKIVAGIVLYIFFYVSLGFSFFKKFEEFNEDVTILIHAIKISNICLEIRRYEKNYIIRHNLNDYETVKKYINEATDYINIVRKDLDIKNYPYLNEAPHYLDKLSTKLLEYKTSFSDLHIGLEDQVDSTILIQEKIQPIGQATINISDEFINYGQSKRAEFISKAKLPIISSLTLLIVFTVITAILLHQKLIAPLKSIEQAANTIAKGTFVPLPVPKQKDEIQRVRQAFNRMVHELEMQQEQLIQAQKLSSIGTLASGTAHQLNNPLNNISTSCQIALDELDQGDLPLISKMLTTIYQETQRASEIVKGLLEFSRAQTFSFQPVALTEVVDRVIKLVSSDIPPGIIIHKKIPKTLILDLDVQKMTEAILNLVLNGIQAIKPLPGSITITALDNKEVGEATIIIEDSGNGIEGENLSKIFDPF
- a CDS encoding SLC13 family permease — translated: MSLPIILVLGVLVLAILMFIFEWVRVDVVGIIMIVLLPILGLVTPKEAISGLSSNAVVSIIAVIIIGAGLDKTGAMNSLARILLKFAGRSETRIMVLISGTVAFISSFMQNIGAAALFMPAAKRICRQTNIPVSRILMPMGFCAIIGGCITLIGSSPLILLNDVMKIADPNIEPFGLFAVTPVGLSLIVGALVYFAFLGRFVLPSAKGEEVSTGGPMSSTLKRTYKDIGNLFEIKIPDSFTEKTLAELEIRPLYFTSVIAICSKTGVKEFAPALSDRIGGGATIAVEGTPELVKKMASDMTWEVKSDLAVFAEDLSPNNAGIMEAIISPRSELVRQTLRSFSFRKTYGVNPLAIFRGNKTFVGGISDISLQTGDALLLQGRWEKFHFLKGKSDLVFTEEIQGEILRTSKMKYAVGCLIMSLIMILGFKIQLSIALLTGALGMILSKVLSIDEAYESVDWMTVFLLGGLIPLGIAFEKTGAAKVIAETIMGALGSVSPLVLLTVIAIITSFFTLVVSNVGATVLMVPLAMNMASSVGADPRIAALVVAVACSNTFILPTHQVNALVMRPGGYRTADYFKAGSGMSILYLVIMMASIYVFLGI